The Bacteroides fragilis NCTC 9343 genome includes the window GGGTCTGTCAAGATAATCCGGACAGATGGGAAGATCGATAACTCCTTCTTCTTCCGGAAGGATACCATCCAATAGGGCTATATATCGTTTTTTGATGCTTCGGTTTTCAAACTGGGCCTGTAGGTGCCGGTGTACTTCTTGGGCCTTGGCAGCCAGCAGTAATCCTGAAGTGGCCATATCCAATCGATGTACAACGAGGGGACCTGTCGCTTCAGGATAGCGGGCTCTAAGCAGACTGTAGATCGATTGTTCTTCTGACTTTCCGGGTACGGAGAGTACTCCTTCGGGTTTATGAAGAACTAAAAGCCATTGGTCTTCGAAAAGAATCTCCGGCATATTTTGTGATAAAGAGTATCTTTCTGAGGGTGCTGGCTCTACATCGAGACCTTGCAACATGTGTCGCAAAATGGGTTCGCATTTTCCTCTGCAAGACGGATAATAATAACCGTGGTGTCTGATCTCTGTCTTAGGAGATTCCCCCCACCAGAATTCGGCCATGGCAATGGGGCTTAATCCGCTTAGATAAGCATATTGCAATAGTTTCGGGGCAGCACATTCACCTGCTCCGGCTGGTGGTGTTTTTTGAACGGTTTCTTCGAAGATAGCACACAAGTTTTTAGTTTCTCCCTTGGCATTCAGGAAGTTGAACTGTTGGAATAGCTTTTGTTGCAATGCTGCCGAACGATTTCTGCGTTCGGCTTTGAGAGCCTCTATCCGTGACGAGAAACTTTCCATTTCTGTCTTTATTTCGGAAATTTGTTCTTTCCAGTATCTTTCCAAACGCTTGAATTCTGCTTTCTGGTATTGGCTTTCGCGAATCATGGCAGCTTGTTCATTTTCGTTCGGTCGGTGAAGTCTGCGCTGTTCCCGTTTCTCTTTTGCTGCTTTCAGAACTTTTCTGGCCTCTGACAATGCCTGCTGTGAGGAAACTGTTTCTCTCTCCATCTTTTGTTGGAGTTCCAAATATCGGTCACAGTTTTGTAACTGTCCGATTTGGTGATTGATAGCCGAGATTTGTTCTTCTTCTATCTTGAAGAAACCATCCGGTTTCAACAGATCGTATACCGGCGGTACAAAGAAAGAGTGTGAATTGCTTCCGCACAAATTACCCGAAAAAGCAGCCAAATATCCCGTTTGTCCGCTAGAAGTACGGACTATCAATACGCCGAACATTTTTCCTTTGTCCAATTCTTCTTTCCATCTTGTCTGCTTATTTATGTAAGCCTGTACTTCTCCTGCTGCCATTACACATAACGGATGAGGAGTGTAATGGAAGGGATAAGTAAACAAGCGGGGCAATTCGATGCCGGCAATGGAGGTCTGGAAGGAATGAAACATGCTACTTTATTGGATTTAAACGGATTCTTGTGTGACGATTTTCAAGAGATCTTCGAAGGAGCTTACTTTATTATATTTAAGCTTCCCACCGTTTGTCTTCGCAAAATGTTTTTTGGCACATTCGATCTTTGCCTCTTCTATTCTCCGATCTTGTAGGGAGGAATCGCTGGCTTTGGTTTCGGCAATAAAATAAGGATACTTCGATAACTTTTGTTTGAAGACGATGGCCCAGTCCGGATGGTATTTTCCCATCGGAGTAGGGATATAGAAATTGCCGGGTAGTTTTACATAAGCTTCTATTTCGTCGTTTTCTTCCAGTCTTTCCATGAATGTTTTTTCATTTTGGGAGTCGAATCTCACATGATCGTACAGATGTTTATCTGCTTTTATTGTGTTTACTCCCAAACGTCCCTGAATAGTTGCCCGGGTAAAGACCGATACATCATAGTACTGGTCGATTGGGGTATATTCGATATGTTTTACTATCAGACATGCTTTTTCTTCGTTAATCAGTTCCGAAGCCTTGATAATAAAATCCTCGGGATTGTTTTTGAATTGGCCGAATACATTCGGTTTTATCCGGGAGAGAATCTGAGCAACTGCCTGTCGGGTCAGATTGGTGGCGTCTGTGAGTTTACCGAGTAAGTCATATTTTACTTGATCGTTTGCCATGGCATCTATCTTTTCATAGTGCGCCTGATTGGCATCTACCTTAAATGCCTCTCCCGAAATTAAAGCTGCTTTGGACTTGATTTTTTCCATTTGGCCCGTAATGACAGAAAGATAGAGCTGGGATACTCTTAACTTTTCATTTAAACTTTCGATCGCTCTCTCTACCAATTCTTTTTCGTCAAACTTTACGGTGTAGGTTGACTTACTGCATAGCAGCTTTAACAGTTCCTGAAGTTTGCTGTTTTCAAGTTTATCTTTCGACAACCGAAGATTTATCTTACTTTTCCTTGCATCGTTCGGCTGCATCTCCCTTGGATTATAGATAGAGGCCAGGATGGTCATGATAGACGCCTTATAATCGGTGAGCTCGTCGTCGAAAATCACTTCTCCCTGTTTACGATCTTCATAGAATTTGTCTGTCAGTTCTCCTTTCTTGATGTACTTGTTTTCAAGTAAAGAGTCGTAGATACTTTGTGCTATATCTTCGGTGGCTATGATGGTTTCACCGTTAGCTAATCGGAGCGACTGGTCCTTGAATAATTGGATGGTTACTTTCTGTGGACGGTCGGCTATGGCTTCCGCCATTTCTGTCTGTAAGCCTTTGGCAAACGATTCGTACGATTCGCTGGCTATCACGGTCAGTAGGTTGACACGATGCACTTCTTCGCCTAAAACGTTGGCGTCCATGCGATCTCCCTGTCCGTTTACACAGAGGCGCAGCCCTCGTCCCACTTCCTGACGCTTGCGTACCTCTGCCGAACTTTGTTTCAGGGTACAGATCTGAAAGACATTCGGGTTGTCCCATCCTTCCCGCAGAGCGGAATGTGAGAAAATAAAGCGGATCGGCTCTTTCCGGTCAAGCAGACGTTCTTTATTCTTCATAATCAAATCGTAAGCATCTTCATCTGCCGATTCTTTGGTTCCCCGCTCGGTTTTACTGTCAATCAGTTTTCCTTTTTTATCTTTGGAGAAGTATCCTTCGTGAGCTTTCGATGCCACAGTCGATTTCAGGTAATCGATATATTCCGGCTGATTGAATAACGAAAGATCCAGGTGTTTTATGATATCGGTATATTCCTGTTCGAAAATCTCGGCATATTCTCCCTTTCCGTCCGGGTTATACCGGCGGTATTTGGCTACTTCATCGATGAAGAAAAGGGAGAGAACTTTGATGTCTTTCTCAAACAGTTCCTGTTCTTTTTCTATGTGTGACAAGATGGTTTCCCGTATCTGGATACGTCGTAGTTGGGTTTCGTTGACGCTACCCGCTACGTCACCTGCATAAAGTTTGATGCCGTTCCGGAAGGTGACGGAGTCTTCAACGCCGTTGATATCTGTAATTACATAGTCGTTCCGGTATTCTTCCAGATGGTTTGATTTAGCATACAAGTCATCATTTATCTTCAGAGCTCGTACTACCTGATTCACTGCTTTGGTTCTTTTTACTTCGAATCCGATATTGGCAGTCGGGTTTTTGTCCGGATACAGGTTCAAACCTTCCAGATAAACGAATCCTTCAGTAGCTGTTGTCCCACTGATAGAGATACCCTTGACAGCGATCTTCTTAACCAGTTGCAGGTTGTAAGCTTCCATTGCGTCCAGGCGATAGACCAGATTATAGAGTTCGCGGTGTGTAGCCGAATAACGCAGTGTGAACAGGGGATTGAATCGTTTCAATCCCTCTTTTGTTTTGACTCCTTCTACTGACTGAGGTTCGTCGATAATCAGTATCGGATTCATCTGCGCAATCACATCGATGGGACAGTTTCCGCCAAAATCATCCAGCTTCATGTAGATGCGGCGGGCATCTTTGTTCGTTGCATTGAACTTCTGTGAATTGATGATCATTACATGGATTTTGCTGTCTGTGACAAATGCGTTCAATTCACCCAACTGTTTGGAGTCGTAGATGAAATAAGACAGAGGGGTGCTGTAATCCGAGGCAAAGTGTTCCTTCATAATCTCCAGGCTTTTGTGGACTCCTTCGCGGATGGCAACACTGGGTACGACAATGATGAACTTGCACCAACCGTAGCGTTTGTTCAGTTCAAAGATGGTTTTGATGTAGGTATACGTTTTACCTACACCCGTCTCCATTTCGATGGTGAGATTGTATTTCCCTTCCAGCGCTTCCGACGGTTTGATTTGTTGGGCACGCTGGATATCCCGGATGTGTTTCAGAACGATCTCATCTGTGAGTTGAGGTACGATAGGGTGGTTACGGAATCCTGTAAACTTTTCAAAGCTGGTCTGTCCGTCTTTCTTCCGGGTCTCTACTTGATAGTCGAACGTCTTGTATGGCTGCCCGCCAAAGACATCACATACCGCTTTTGCTGCGTCTTCCTGAAACTTCTGATGTTTGAATTTTAATTTCATTTCTGTATCTTCCTTCTCTGTTTAAAGAATCTCGATCGTAGTACCGGGAGATAATGTTTTGAATATCTCGTCTATATTGATACGATCGGCACTGTCACGGAATGAGGCGTCGCGGAAGACAACCCGGCGTGGTTGCCTGCCGGCTATTTCACGGAAGACTTTTTCGGGAATCTGTTCTGCGAAACATGCCATTAATTCGGTCTTGTCGACAGAATAAACCGTATATCCATTTATATCCTCTTCATCATGTGGTAGAGACAGGGATAGTCCCAGGTTGGTCAGGCAACCATAAAGCAGATCGAGTCCGGTACGGTCTTCTTTGATATTATCAGTGAAATAGAATAAATCACTCTGTGAATATTCCTTTGCACTGTAGTACACGTCCTTCATATTGCTGTCGGCAATCCGAAAAACACGGAAACCGATGTCCGGGAGGTCCTTTGATTTACGCTGGTTGCATTCCGCCTCAATTGTGTCTCCGGCACGTCGAATACGTTCTTTGGACAGTTCGCAGATGTTCAATGCTTTATGGTTTTCCGTAAGGAAGTCGATTGCATTCTGCATAATCTCTTTTTCACTGGGAGTTTTGGCCTTTTTTATTGTTTCAGTCACATCTTCCGGCAGTTGCACGAGGATGTATTTCACCTTGTTTTTACGTGGTTTCATGTTCATCCGCATAACTGCTTCGGCGGTCGTACCGCTTCCTGAGAAAAAATCCATCACGATGCAATCTTTGTTTTTGGTGTCGATAAACTCACATAAATATTGGATCAGGCTGACAGGTTTCGGAAAGTTGAACACTTTCTTATCAAAGAACTGTAGTTGATGGTTACCGGCCTGTTCATTGGTTTCGACTCCTACTTTGTAATTGATCAGGTTGGGCGGAACTTCCGGATCATATTCCAGCTTTTCGTATGAAGGACTTAACTTGAGAGTCGGTATTTTGATTGTTGTTCCTTTTTGTATCTCTTTGTCCAGATTCGCCTGGCTCCATTTGAATTTGGCTTTCAGTTTGACGGGGGCTGTAAACAGTCCGCCACGTACGGTGGTGTCTTCCA containing:
- a CDS encoding site-specific DNA-methyltransferase produces the protein MEKLKMESVSIAEDSLNKIAELFPNVVTESMGKDGQLHKAIDFDKLKFLLTANQAEMGVVYDDDERYELTWVGKKQAIREVAHPIRKTLRPCPEESRNWEQTQNLYIEGDNLDAMKLLKKSYAGKVDVIYIDPPYNTGKDFIFNDTFALSQEESDEKQGRYNEEGQRLFQNTEANGKFHSDWCSMMYARLMLARTLLNDNGIIFISIDDHELANLIKIGNEVFNASNFIDVFNWAKTETPENLSKKSKQIIEYIVCYQKKKNDMKFQGLKKESVSSNGLLNQPNSVGILTFPANKVVTSIPDGVIKAGMYGTDAYDVELLEDTTVRGGLFTAPVKLKAKFKWSQANLDKEIQKGTTIKIPTLKLSPSYEKLEYDPEVPPNLINYKVGVETNEQAGNHQLQFFDKKVFNFPKPVSLIQYLCEFIDTKNKDCIVMDFFSGSGTTAEAVMRMNMKPRKNKVKYILVQLPEDVTETIKKAKTPSEKEIMQNAIDFLTENHKALNICELSKERIRRAGDTIEAECNQRKSKDLPDIGFRVFRIADSNMKDVYYSAKEYSQSDLFYFTDNIKEDRTGLDLLYGCLTNLGLSLSLPHDEEDINGYTVYSVDKTELMACFAEQIPEKVFREIAGRQPRRVVFRDASFRDSADRINIDEIFKTLSPGTTIEIL
- a CDS encoding RluA family pseudouridine synthase: MFHSFQTSIAGIELPRLFTYPFHYTPHPLCVMAAGEVQAYINKQTRWKEELDKGKMFGVLIVRTSSGQTGYLAAFSGNLCGSNSHSFFVPPVYDLLKPDGFFKIEEEQISAINHQIGQLQNCDRYLELQQKMERETVSSQQALSEARKVLKAAKEKREQRRLHRPNENEQAAMIRESQYQKAEFKRLERYWKEQISEIKTEMESFSSRIEALKAERRNRSAALQQKLFQQFNFLNAKGETKNLCAIFEETVQKTPPAGAGECAAPKLLQYAYLSGLSPIAMAEFWWGESPKTEIRHHGYYYPSCRGKCEPILRHMLQGLDVEPAPSERYSLSQNMPEILFEDQWLLVLHKPEGVLSVPGKSEEQSIYSLLRARYPEATGPLVVHRLDMATSGLLLAAKAQEVHRHLQAQFENRSIKKRYIALLDGILPEEEGVIDLPICPDYLDRPRQMVNEELGKTAITRYRVMDRKNGQTRIAFFPLTGRTHQLRVHAAHPLGLNCPIVGDELYGRKAERLYLHAEYLEFIHPVSGQRMVIEKKAEF
- a CDS encoding type III restriction-modification system endonuclease — encoded protein: MKLKFKHQKFQEDAAKAVCDVFGGQPYKTFDYQVETRKKDGQTSFEKFTGFRNHPIVPQLTDEIVLKHIRDIQRAQQIKPSEALEGKYNLTIEMETGVGKTYTYIKTIFELNKRYGWCKFIIVVPSVAIREGVHKSLEIMKEHFASDYSTPLSYFIYDSKQLGELNAFVTDSKIHVMIINSQKFNATNKDARRIYMKLDDFGGNCPIDVIAQMNPILIIDEPQSVEGVKTKEGLKRFNPLFTLRYSATHRELYNLVYRLDAMEAYNLQLVKKIAVKGISISGTTATEGFVYLEGLNLYPDKNPTANIGFEVKRTKAVNQVVRALKINDDLYAKSNHLEEYRNDYVITDINGVEDSVTFRNGIKLYAGDVAGSVNETQLRRIQIRETILSHIEKEQELFEKDIKVLSLFFIDEVAKYRRYNPDGKGEYAEIFEQEYTDIIKHLDLSLFNQPEYIDYLKSTVASKAHEGYFSKDKKGKLIDSKTERGTKESADEDAYDLIMKNKERLLDRKEPIRFIFSHSALREGWDNPNVFQICTLKQSSAEVRKRQEVGRGLRLCVNGQGDRMDANVLGEEVHRVNLLTVIASESYESFAKGLQTEMAEAIADRPQKVTIQLFKDQSLRLANGETIIATEDIAQSIYDSLLENKYIKKGELTDKFYEDRKQGEVIFDDELTDYKASIMTILASIYNPREMQPNDARKSKINLRLSKDKLENSKLQELLKLLCSKSTYTVKFDEKELVERAIESLNEKLRVSQLYLSVITGQMEKIKSKAALISGEAFKVDANQAHYEKIDAMANDQVKYDLLGKLTDATNLTRQAVAQILSRIKPNVFGQFKNNPEDFIIKASELINEEKACLIVKHIEYTPIDQYYDVSVFTRATIQGRLGVNTIKADKHLYDHVRFDSQNEKTFMERLEENDEIEAYVKLPGNFYIPTPMGKYHPDWAIVFKQKLSKYPYFIAETKASDSSLQDRRIEEAKIECAKKHFAKTNGGKLKYNKVSSFEDLLKIVTQESV